One window of the Prionailurus bengalensis isolate Pbe53 chromosome E1, Fcat_Pben_1.1_paternal_pri, whole genome shotgun sequence genome contains the following:
- the KRT16 gene encoding keratin, type I cytoskeletal 16 has product MTTCSRQFTSSSSMKGSCGIGGGSSRMSSVLAGGSCRAPSAYGGLSVSSSRYSSGGACGLGGGYGGGFSSSSSFGGALGSGFGGGYGGGLGGGFGGGLGAGFGGGFGAGFGGGDGGLLSGNEKLTMQNLNDRLASYLDKVRALEEANAELEVKIRDWYQRQRPSEVKDYSPYFKTIEDLRNKIIAATIENAQPILQIDNARLAADDFRTKYEHELALRQSVEADINGLRRVLDELTLARTDLEMQIEGLKEELAFLKKNHEEEMLALRGQTGGDVSVEMDAAPGVDLSRILNEMRDQYEQMAEKNRRDAEAWFLSKTEELNKEVASNSELVQSGRTEVTELRRVLQGLEIELQSQLSMKASLESSLEETKGRYCMQLAQIQDLIGSVEEQLAQLRCEMEQQNQEYKILLDVKTRLEQEIATYRRLLEGEDAHLSSQQASSQSFSSPTVFSSSSSPSGHQTRPILKEQGSSSFSQGQNSKH; this is encoded by the exons ATGACCACCTGCAGCCGCCAGTTCACCTCCTCCAGCTCCATGAAGGGCTCCTGCGGCATCGGGGGCGGCTCCAGCCGCATGTCCTCCGTGCTGGCCGGAGGGTCCTGCCGGGCCCCCAGCGCCTACGGGGGCCTGTCGGTCTCCTCCTCCCGCTACTCCTCCGGGGGGGCCTGCGGCCTGGGGGGTGGCTACGGCGGCggcttcagcagcagcagcagctttggTGGGGCCCTGGGTAGCGGCTTCGGTGGAGGATATGGTGGTGGCCTTGGAGGTGGCTTTGGAGGTGGCCTTGGTGCTGGCTTCGGTGGTGGCTTCGGCGCTGGCTTTGGAGGGGGTGATGGCGGCCTCCTCTCCGGCAACGAGAAGCTCACCATGCAGAACCTCAACGACCGGCTGGCCTCCTACCTGGACAAGGTGCGTGCCCTGGAGGAGGCCAACGCTGAACTGGAGGTGAAGATCCGTGACTGGTACCAGAGGCAGCGGCCCAGTGAGGTCAAGGACTACAGCCCCTACTTCAAGACCATCGAGGACCTGAGGAACAAG ATCATCGCGGCCACCATCGAGAACGCTCAGCCCATTCTGCAGATTGACAATGCCAGGCTGGCAGCCGATGACTTTAGGACCAA GTATGAGCACGAGCTGGCCCTGCGCCAGAGCGTGGAGGCCGACATCAACGGCCTGCGCAGGGTGCTGGACGAGCTGACCCTGGCCAGGACTGACCTGGAGATGCAGATCGAAGGGCTGAAGGAGGAGCTGGCCTTCCTGAAGAAGAACCACGAGGAG GAGATGCTTGCCCTGCGGGGTCAGACTGGCGGGGACGTCAGTGTGGAGATGGACGCCGCCCCCGGTGTGGACCTGAGCCGCATCCTGAACGAGATGCGCGACCAGTACGAGCAGATGGCGGAGAAGAACCGCAGAGACGCGGAGGCCTGGTTCCTGAGCAAG ACCGAGGAGCTGAACAAGGAAGTGGCCTCAAACAGCGAACTGGTGCAGAGTGGTCGCACGGAGGTGACCGAGCTCCGGAGGGTGCTCCAGGGCCTGGAGATTGAACTGCAGTCCCAGCTCAGCATG aAAGCATCCCTGGAGAGCAGCCTGGAGGAGACCAAAGGCCGCTACTGCATGCAGCTGGCCCAGATCCAGGACCTGATCGGCAGTGTGGAGGAGCAGCTGGCCCAGCTGCGCTGCGAGATGGAGCAGCAGAACCAGGAGTACAAGATCCTGCTGGACGTGAAGACGCGGCTGGAGCAGGAGATCGCCACCTACCGCCGCCTGCTGGAGGGCGAGGATGCTCA CCTCTCCTCCCAGCAAGCGTCCAGCCAGTCCTTTTCT TCCCCCACagtcttctcctcctcctcgtcccccTCTGGCCACCAGACCCGGCCCATCCTCAAGGAGCAGGGCTCGTCCAGCTTCAGCCAGGGCCAGAACTCCAAGCACTGA
- the KRT17 gene encoding keratin, type I cytoskeletal 17, translating to MTTTIRQFTSSSSIKGSSGLGGGSSRTSCRLSGSLGPGSCRLGSAGGLGSALGGSSYSSCYSFGSGSGYGSSFGAVDGLLAGGEKATMQNLNDRLASYLDKVRALEEANTELEVKIRDWYQKQAPGPARDYSHYYQTIEDLKNKILTATVDNANILLQIDNARLAADDFRTKFETEQALRVSVEADTNGLRRVLDELTLARADLEMQIENLKEELAYLRKNHEEEMNALRGQVGGEINVEMDAAPGVDLSRILSEMRDQYEKMAEKNRKDAEDWFFSKTEELNREVATNSELVQSGKSEISELRRTMQALEIELQSQLSMKASLEGSLAETENRYCVQLAQIQGLIGSVEEQLAQLRCEMEQQNQEYKILLDVKTRLEQEIATYRRLLEGEDAHLTHYKPKEPVTTRQVRTIVEEVQDGKVISSREQVHQTTR from the exons ATGACCACCACCATCCGCCAGTTCACCTCCTCCAGCTCCATCAAGGGCTCCTCTGGCCTGGGGGGCGGCTCGTCCCGCACCTCCTGCCGGCTGTCTGGCAGCCTGGGCCCTGGCTCCTGCAGGCTGGGGTCTGCGGGGGGCCTGGGCAGTGCCCTCGGGGGCAGCAGCTATTCGAGCTGCTACAGCTTTGGCTCTGGCAGTGGTTACGGCAGCAGCTTTGGGGCCGTGGACGGGCTGCTGGCGGGTGGGGAGAAGGCCACCATGCAGAACCTCAACGACCGGCTGGCCTCCTACCTGGACAAGGTGCGCGCCCTGGAGGAGGCCAACACTGAGCTGGAGGTGAAGATCCGGGACTGGTACCAGAAGCAGGCCCCGGGGCCCGCCCGTGACTACAGCCACTACTACCAGACCATCGAGGACCTGAAGAACAAG ATCCTCACGGCCACCGTGGACAATGCCAACATCCTGCTGCAGATTGACAACGCCCGCCTGGCAGCTGATGACTTCCGCACCAA GTTTGAGACGGAGCAGGCCCTGCGGGTGAGTGTGGAGGCCGACACCAATGGCCTGCGCAGGGTGTTGGACGAGCTGACCCTGGCCAGGGCCGACCTGGAGATGCAGATCGAAAACCTCAAGGAGGAGCTGGCCTACCTGCGGAAGAACCACGAGGAG GAGATGAACGCCCTGCGAGGCCAGGTGGGTGGTGAGATCAACGTGGAGATGGACGCCGCCCCCGGCGTGGACCTGAGCCGCATCCTGTCTGAGATGCGCGACCAGTACGAGAAGATGGCGGAGAAGAACCGCAAGGACGCCGAGGACTGGTTCTTCAGCAAG ACCGAGGAGCTGAACCGCGAGGTGGCCACCAACAGCGAGCTGGTGCAGAGCGGCAAGAGCGAGATCTCCGAGCTCCGGCGCACCATGCAGGCCTTGGAGATCGAGCTGCAGTCCCAGCTCAGCATG AAAGCATCCCTGGAAGGTAGCCTGGCTGAGACAGAGAACCGCTACTGCGTGCAGCTGGCCCAGATCCAGGGGCTGATCGGCAGCGTGGAGGAGCAGCTGGCCCAGCTGCGCTGCGAGATGGAGCAGCAGAACCAGGAGTACAAGATCCTGCTGGACGTGAAGACGCGGCTGGAGCAGGAGATCGCCACCTACCGCCGCCTGCTGGAGGGCGAGGATGCCca cctgACTCACTACAAGCCCAAAGAAC CCGTGACCACACGCCAGGTGCGCACCATTGTGGAAGAGGTCCAGGATGGCAAGGTCATCTCCTCCCGCGAGCAGGTCCACCAGACCACCCGCTGA